A genomic window from Glycine soja cultivar W05 chromosome 10, ASM419377v2, whole genome shotgun sequence includes:
- the LOC114369578 gene encoding putative homeobox-leucine zipper protein ATHB-51 produces MEGNYGSTRRYVPRADSSLSFLYNYNYTPYPGMEVKQQTLAGTSSSMEKMNCGNQEKKKRLTSDQLDSLENSFQKEIKLDPDRKMKLSKELGLQPRQIAVWFQNRRARWKNKQLEHLYDSLKQEFDVISKEKQKLGEEVMKLKTMLREQASRTQQQVSTGYTEISGDQETVESTSEALRCSKRGTLHQQQQNNNNIGEGNCSFTLEDHYNTVPVPYWPGVPYYHP; encoded by the exons ATGGAGGGGAATTATGGGAGCACAAGACGTTATGTTCCCCGAGCAGATTCTTCCTTGAGCTTCCTTTACAACTACAACTACACCCCTTATCCag GAATGGAAGTGAAGCAACAAACACTGGCTGGCACAAGTTCATCCATGGAAAAAATGAACTGCGGGAACcaggagaagaagaagcgatTAACAAGTGACCAGTTAGATTCGTTGGAGAATAGTTTTCAGAAGGAGATCAAGTTAGATCCTGATAGGAAGATGAAGCTTTCCAAGGAGTTAGGGCTTCAACCTCGCCAAATTGCTGTTTGGTTCCAAAATAGGCGTGCAAGGTGGAAGAACAAGCAACTTGAGCACTTGTACGATTCGCTTAAACAGGAATTTGATGTCATATccaaggaaaaacagaagctcggGGAAGAG GTAATGAAGTTGAAGACTATGCTGAGAGAGCAAGCTTCTAGAACCCAACAACAAGTGTCAACAGGATACACAGAAATCTCTGGGGATCAAGAAACAGTGGAAAGCACGTCAGAGGCACTGCGTTGCTCCAAACGCGGAACACTGCACCAGCAGCagcagaataataataatattggagAAGGAAACTGTTCCTTCACTTTGGAAGATCATTACAACACAGTGCCAGTACCCTATTGGCCTGGGGTCCCTTATTATCATCCCTAA
- the LOC114371942 gene encoding serine/threonine-protein kinase spk-1-like — MGDKHQQHHQDDSSDFTSEDEGTEDYRRGGYHAVRIGDAFSAGRYVVQSKLGWGHFSTVWLAWDTKHSRYVALKVQKSAQHYTEAAMDEITILQQIAEGDPDDKKCVVKLLDHFKHSGPNGQHVCMVFEYLGDNLLTLIKYSDYRGLPIAMVKEICFHILAGLDYLHQQLSIIHTDLKPENILLLSTIDPSKDPKKSGAPLILPNSKDKMAMESAGMKDMKMLNGDLVKNHKKKIKRKAKQAAHGCVEKEASEGVEGNAETSGAVESSPNASSAREQTSSSAGTSQLSDADGTKLKEQGNKRGSRSMRQKLLASVDLKCKLVDFGNACWTYKQFTNDIQTRQYRCPEVILGSKYSTSADLWSFACICFELATGDVLFDPHSGDNFDRDEDHLALMMELLGMMPRKIALGGRYSRDFFNRYGDLRHIRRLRFWPLNKVLLEKYDLSEKDANDMTDFLVPILDFVPEKRPTAGQCLLHPWMNAGPRLLEPSVPSNHNPAAETSVSDQKRKDKDEREAMETGMGNIVINSDFKPLMHSPSKKVFQGRSQK; from the exons ATGGGGGACAAGCACCAGCAGCACCACCAAGACGACAGCAGCGATTTCACCTCCGAGGACGAAGGCACCGAAGATTACCGCCGCGGCGGCTACCACGCCGTCCGAATCGGCGACGCCTTCAGCGCCGGTCGCTACGTCGTTCAGAGTAAACTCGGCTGGGGCCATTTCTCCACTGTCTGGCTCGCTTGGGACACCAAACATTCt AGATACGTGGCTTTGAAAGTTCAGAAGAGTGCTCAGCACTACACTGAGGCAGCTATGGATGAGATAACAATTTTGCAGCAGATTGCAGAGGGAGATCCTGATGATAAGAAGTGTGTGGTGAAGCTTTTGGACCATTTCAAGCATTCTGGTCCCAATGGACAGCATGTTTGCATGGTGTTTGAGTACCTTGGGGACAATCTTTTGACTCTTATTAAGTACTCGGATTATCGGGGGTTGCCTATTGCCATGGTTAAGGAGATTTGCTTTCATATTCTGGCTGGATTGGATTACTTGCACCAGCAGCTTTCTATCATACATACTGACTTGAAGCCCGAAAACATCTTGCTCTTGTCGACAATTGATCCGTCTAAGGATCCTAAGAAGTCTGGGGCGCCACTTATTCTTCCTAATAGTAAAGATAAGATGGCGATGGAGTCAGCAGGGATGAAAGATATGAAAATGTTGAATGGGGATTTGGTTAAGAATCATAAGAAAAAGATTAAGAGAAAAGCTAAGCAAGCAGCCCATGGATGTGTTGAGAAGGAAGCTTCTGAAGGAGTTGAGGGTAATGCTGAAACCTCTGGGGCTGTGGAGTCATCTCCCAATGCGAGTTCTGCGAGAGAACAGACTTCTAGTTCTGCAGGAACTAGTCAGTTATCGGATGCTGATGGAACAAAGTTGAAAGAGCAGGGTAACAAAAGAGGAAGCCGCTCTATGAGACAGAAGCTGCTGGCATCGGTTGATCTCAAGTGCAAGTTGGTGGACTTTGGTAATGCCTGCTGGACATATAAACAGTTTACAAATGATATCCAGACAAGACAGTATCGGTGCCCGGAGGTGATCCTTGGGTCAAAATATTCTACATCTGCAGATCTTTGGTCCTTTGCTTGCATTTGTTTTGAGCTTGCAACTGGAGATGTATTATTTGATCCTCACAGTGGTGACAACTTTGATAGGGATGAG GACCACTTAGCATTAATGATGGAACTTCTTGGAATGATGCCACGTAAG ATAGCACTAGGTGGCCGTTATTCCCGTGATTTCTTTAATAGATATGGTGACTTAAGGCACATTCGACGGTTGCGATTCTGGCCCTTGAATAAAGTCCTCTTGGAGAAGTATGACTTGAGTGAGAAAGATGCAAATGATATGACAGACTTTTTGGTTCCTATCCTTGACTTTGTTCCTGAGAAGCGGCCAACAGCTGGTCAGTGCCTTCTCCATCCATGGATGAATGCTGGTCCACGCCTTTTGGAGCCATCTGTGCCTTCTAATCACAACCCTGCTGCTGAAACTTCCGTTTCGGATCAGAAGAGAAAGGACAAAGATGAGAGGGAGGCCATGGAGACAGGAATGGGGAATATTGTTATCAATTCAGATTTTAAACCACTAATGCATTCTCCATCAAAGAAAGTCTTCCAAGGCAGAAGCCAGAAGTAG